The following are encoded in a window of Pseudomonadota bacterium genomic DNA:
- the queF gene encoding preQ(1) synthase, producing MSTENLTQLGEMTALPTSPEAAVLERVENPHPNVDYLIRFTAPEFTSLCPKTGQPDFAHFVIDYVPRQWIVESKSLKLFLHSFRNHGAFHEDCSITIAKRIIAAIDPAWLRIGGYWYPRGGMPIDIFYQTSEAPKGLWLPDPGVANYRGRG from the coding sequence ATGAGCACTGAGAACCTGACCCAGCTTGGCGAAATGACCGCGCTGCCCACCTCGCCCGAGGCGGCGGTGCTGGAGCGGGTGGAAAACCCGCACCCGAATGTGGATTACCTGATCCGCTTCACGGCGCCGGAATTCACGTCGCTGTGCCCCAAAACCGGCCAGCCGGATTTTGCCCATTTCGTGATCGATTACGTGCCGCGGCAGTGGATTGTGGAGAGCAAATCGCTCAAGCTGTTCCTGCATTCTTTCCGCAATCATGGCGCGTTTCACGAAGATTGCTCGATCACCATCGCCAAGCGCATCATTGCGGCGATTGACCCGGCATGGCTGCGCATCGGTGGCTACTGGTATCCGCGCGGTGGCATGCCGATCGATATTTTCTACCAGACCAGTGAAGCGCCCAAAGGCCTCTGGCTGCCGGATCCGGGCGTCGCCAATTACCGTGGGCGCGGTTAA